From the Orenia metallireducens genome, one window contains:
- a CDS encoding CAP domain-containing protein: protein MRLKNIITWILICALIMPTIVLVSTGTAYAFGGVDLNDNIFNVLKALLALFFLGRMVGDKNPTSEPIADPIDNSAIQNGNGEQSDDLVSQEETSPDNQPPPVEIEVVTQDDGVINHQENDALEITDNKDWTEMKVYSLNADEELMLDMLNKERLKEGLNPLKIDFKLVQVARAKSQNMIDQDYFSHFSPSYGSPFDMMQRLNIDYYLAGENIAGAPNVEWAHNELMKSQSHRDNILHPDYTHVGIGIIDGGPYGKMFAQEFADLGY from the coding sequence ATGAGACTAAAGAATATAATAACATGGATACTTATTTGTGCACTAATTATGCCAACAATAGTTTTAGTTAGTACAGGTACTGCTTATGCCTTTGGAGGAGTAGATTTAAATGATAATATTTTCAATGTTTTAAAAGCTCTTTTGGCATTATTCTTTCTAGGAAGGATGGTAGGTGATAAGAATCCTACTTCAGAACCTATAGCTGATCCAATTGATAATTCTGCTATTCAAAATGGTAATGGTGAGCAAAGTGATGATTTGGTATCACAAGAAGAGACCTCACCAGATAATCAGCCCCCTCCAGTAGAGATTGAAGTGGTTACACAAGATGATGGAGTCATTAATCATCAAGAAAATGATGCTTTAGAGATAACTGATAATAAGGATTGGACAGAGATGAAAGTATATTCGTTAAATGCAGATGAAGAGCTTATGCTAGACATGTTAAACAAAGAAAGACTTAAAGAAGGGTTAAATCCTCTTAAAATTGATTTTAAATTGGTTCAAGTAGCTAGAGCGAAGAGTCAAAATATGATTGATCAAGATTATTTTAGCCATTTTTCTCCTAGTTATGGTTCACCTTTTGATATGATGCAAAGATTGAACATTGATTATTACTTAGCTGGTGAAAACATAGCAGGAGCTCCTAATGTAGAATGGGCACATAATGAATTAATGAAGAGTCAAAGCCATAGAGATAATATTCTTCATCCTGATTATACCCATGTGGGAATTGGTATTATTGATGGTGGTCCTTATGGTAAGATGTTTGCTCAAGAATTTGCTGACTTAGGTTATTAA
- a CDS encoding Veg family protein produces MSDNILGQIKSDLDSFVGKKVKLKANQGRRKIIEKEGILEQTYPKVFVVKVDEDQSPRRISYSYADVLTETVEVKIKDNNMKIGCISV; encoded by the coding sequence ATGTCAGATAACATTTTAGGTCAAATTAAGAGTGACTTAGACTCCTTTGTTGGAAAAAAGGTGAAATTAAAAGCTAACCAAGGTCGGCGTAAGATTATTGAGAAAGAAGGAATTTTGGAACAAACATATCCAAAGGTATTTGTAGTGAAGGTTGATGAAGATCAAAGCCCTCGACGTATTTCATATAGTTATGCAGATGTGTTAACAGAAACTGTTGAAGTAAAGATTAAAGATAATAATATGAAGATTGGATGTATTAGTGTTTAA
- a CDS encoding ribonuclease H-like YkuK family protein produces the protein MLFISPTEGKLNFEQTYCSIIGFVKSLPECNYQLIIGSDSQPSDRIILVTTIIIYREGKGARFYYIKDELNPQLTFQQRIYYETGRSLELASKLKDRILEEDFICDLDIEVHLDVGRRGKTKQLINEVVGMVVGSGYKAKIKPFAYGASNVADRYTK, from the coding sequence ATGTTATTTATCAGCCCTACAGAAGGTAAATTGAATTTTGAACAGACCTACTGTAGTATTATTGGTTTTGTAAAAAGTCTGCCTGAATGTAATTATCAGTTGATAATTGGTAGTGATTCTCAACCAAGTGATAGAATCATACTGGTAACTACTATAATCATCTATCGTGAAGGAAAAGGAGCTAGGTTTTATTACATCAAAGATGAATTAAATCCACAACTAACCTTTCAGCAGAGAATTTATTATGAAACTGGAAGAAGCTTAGAGCTAGCAAGTAAGTTAAAAGATAGGATATTAGAAGAAGACTTTATCTGTGATTTGGATATAGAGGTTCATCTTGATGTAGGGAGAAGAGGAAAGACTAAGCAATTAATTAATGAAGTGGTAGGGATGGTTGTTGGTAGTGGGTATAAGGCAAAGATTAAGCCATTTGCCTATGGAGCATCCAATGTTGCTGATAGATATACTAAGTAA
- the rsmA gene encoding 16S rRNA (adenine(1518)-N(6)/adenine(1519)-N(6))-dimethyltransferase RsmA, with translation MEIANPSNTKDILSKHNLQLKKSLGQNFLIDNNILNKIVETAELTEDDTVIEIGPGIGSLTQKMAETGAKVIAIELDNRLIPVLKESLNVYNNIEIVHGDALDVDFSELVDGSFKLVANLPYYITTPIIMRLLEEGFDVEKIVVMIQKEVGERMVASPGGKDYGVLSIGVQYHSNPEIAFVVPPTVFIPQPKVESVVMDLKVKEEQNLEVLDEEFFFKVVKSAFHQRRKTIRNSLSKAPYLNLNRDLIDQALEEVGIDPRRRAEKLSIETFAQLSNALFNLTGGE, from the coding sequence ATGGAAATTGCTAATCCAAGTAATACAAAAGATATTTTAAGTAAACATAATTTACAATTAAAGAAGAGTCTAGGACAGAACTTCTTAATTGACAATAATATTCTAAATAAGATAGTAGAAACAGCTGAGTTAACAGAAGATGATACAGTAATTGAAATTGGACCTGGGATTGGATCTTTGACTCAGAAGATGGCAGAGACAGGGGCTAAGGTAATTGCTATTGAATTAGACAATCGGTTAATTCCAGTATTAAAAGAATCTTTAAATGTATATAATAATATAGAGATAGTTCATGGTGATGCCTTAGATGTAGATTTTTCTGAATTAGTAGATGGAAGCTTTAAGCTGGTAGCTAACCTACCTTATTATATTACTACTCCTATCATAATGAGATTGCTGGAGGAAGGCTTTGATGTAGAAAAGATAGTAGTAATGATACAAAAAGAGGTAGGAGAGCGAATGGTAGCATCACCAGGGGGTAAAGATTATGGTGTTTTATCTATTGGAGTACAGTATCATAGTAATCCAGAGATTGCCTTTGTAGTGCCTCCCACTGTCTTTATACCACAACCTAAGGTCGAATCGGTTGTGATGGACTTAAAAGTAAAAGAAGAACAAAATCTTGAGGTATTAGATGAAGAATTCTTTTTTAAGGTGGTTAAATCAGCTTTTCATCAAAGAAGGAAGACCATTAGAAATTCTTTAAGTAAGGCACCTTATCTAAATTTAAACCGTGATTTAATCGACCAAGCATTGGAGGAAGTAGGGATTGATCCAAGAAGAAGAGCAGAAAAATTGAGTATTGAAACCTTTGCTCAGTTAAGTAATGCTCTATTTAATTTAACTGGAGGAGAATAA
- the rnmV gene encoding ribonuclease M5: protein MIKEVIVVEGRDDLDAVKKAVDAEVIITQGFSLSKSVLNRIRLAQQKKGVIIFTDPDHAGEQIRRRIKDAVPGCKDAYLVQNKATKSGDIGIENASPEAIREALTKAKVAYQKEEKKFIKDDLVALGLIGGYESKELRDKVGNELGIGYANGKQFLNRLNNYGITREEFILALEKVTRGVEDGNC, encoded by the coding sequence ATGATAAAAGAGGTTATAGTAGTAGAAGGTAGAGATGATTTGGATGCAGTTAAGAAGGCGGTAGATGCAGAAGTAATTATCACACAAGGTTTTTCTTTATCTAAGAGTGTCTTAAATAGAATAAGGTTAGCTCAACAGAAGAAAGGAGTCATTATATTTACAGATCCAGATCATGCTGGAGAGCAGATTAGAAGAAGAATAAAGGATGCAGTACCTGGGTGTAAAGATGCATATTTGGTTCAGAACAAAGCTACTAAATCTGGTGATATAGGTATTGAAAATGCCAGTCCTGAAGCTATTAGAGAAGCATTAACTAAGGCTAAGGTTGCTTATCAAAAAGAAGAGAAGAAGTTTATTAAGGATGATTTGGTTGCTCTGGGATTAATAGGGGGCTATGAGTCAAAGGAGTTGAGAGATAAAGTTGGTAATGAGCTAGGGATTGGTTATGCTAATGGTAAGCAGTTCTTAAATAGATTGAATAATTATGGTATAACTAGAGAAGAGTTTATACTGGCATTAGAAAAGGTAACTAGGGGTGTTGAGGATGGAAATTGCTAA
- a CDS encoding LacI family DNA-binding transcriptional regulator → MPTIKDVAKSAGVSPSTVSRVINNHPRISSETKKRVEKSMKEIGYHPNIIARSLVKQKTNTLGLVMPYSTEEAFADPFYSEILRGIGSVAQNKEYSLLLITSNGMKEELEVTLKAVRSKRVDGLLILRARSNDKLLKELKKLKTPFVIVGRPEDEKNNFWVNNDNIESTKKLVEYLIGLGHEKIGVITGDSKYIVYKDRLEGYKRALEDNGIEYNPNYIIQTTGHHGLTTKYTKELLESYPKLTAIFAVDDLMAYGAILGIKELGLKVPGDVSVVGFNNNPLSQLITPSLTTVDINIFELGSTATKSLINIINKEPTEYYHEIVKTNMIIRDSCGGYKG, encoded by the coding sequence ATGCCTACTATTAAAGATGTTGCAAAGAGTGCTGGGGTATCTCCTTCTACTGTTTCTAGAGTTATAAATAATCATCCTAGAATTAGTAGTGAGACTAAAAAGCGGGTAGAAAAATCGATGAAGGAGATTGGTTACCATCCTAATATTATTGCACGAAGCTTAGTCAAACAGAAGACGAATACTTTGGGATTGGTCATGCCTTATTCTACTGAAGAAGCCTTTGCTGATCCTTTTTACTCTGAAATATTAAGAGGTATTGGTTCAGTGGCTCAAAACAAAGAGTATAGCTTATTACTTATTACCAGTAATGGCATGAAAGAAGAGTTAGAAGTAACACTTAAAGCTGTAAGAAGTAAGAGGGTTGATGGTCTATTAATCTTAAGGGCTAGAAGTAATGATAAATTGCTTAAAGAATTGAAAAAACTAAAAACTCCTTTTGTTATAGTTGGTCGTCCAGAAGATGAAAAGAATAATTTTTGGGTAAATAATGATAATATTGAATCAACTAAAAAATTAGTAGAGTATTTAATTGGGTTGGGGCATGAGAAGATTGGGGTAATAACTGGAGATAGTAAATATATAGTTTATAAAGATAGATTAGAGGGGTATAAACGTGCCTTAGAAGATAATGGAATAGAGTATAACCCTAATTATATTATCCAGACAACAGGACATCATGGCTTAACCACTAAATATACTAAAGAATTACTTGAGTCTTACCCCAAATTAACTGCTATATTTGCTGTTGATGATTTAATGGCCTATGGAGCTATTTTGGGGATTAAGGAATTGGGTCTAAAGGTTCCTGGTGATGTATCGGTAGTAGGTTTTAATAATAACCCTCTATCACAGTTAATTACCCCTTCTTTAACAACGGTGGATATTAATATCTTCGAATTGGGAAGTACAGCTACTAAAAGCTTAATCAATATAATCAATAAAGAGCCTACAGAATATTATCATGAAATAGTTAAGACCAATATGATTATTAGAGATTCTTGTGGAGGATATAAAGGATAA
- a CDS encoding extracellular solute-binding protein produces MKQSIIIVLVFSLLLVGCSSNQEAENKVASTEQIQKSKQEATGLDLKEINKEVIIKLWEGVDPKVGKTLDQLIDKFQKRYPNIIVERTHMETEELRQNTQTAFMGGGGPTLTLSSFDHIRPFSIMGIAQPLEDLMSKEMKSMYIENALPSMSLNGHIYGVPDTMGNHLTLLYNKKLVDKAPETWEELISMAKGLTKDIDNDGEIDQYGLVYHLTDPSWWVAFHGGFGGWAFDEDNNPILDTQATKDALQFVHDLKFEHKIVPEQVDSHLMDSLFKEGKAAYIIDGDWSYKSYDEDKDIDLGIAPLPIFQKSSKYAQPMISGSGYIMISELSESEQIAALKFIKFMTGKEAQKVLVEKHKLLPTNKSIYNLPIIREDQILSGLAKQLRNSKAMPIIPEMKAVWDAIAPVLESVMAGDLNPAKGAAQMQEIVEKKISKTK; encoded by the coding sequence GTGAAACAAAGTATAATCATCGTACTAGTATTTTCTTTACTACTAGTAGGGTGTAGTAGTAATCAAGAAGCTGAAAACAAAGTTGCTAGCACTGAGCAAATTCAAAAGTCTAAGCAAGAGGCTACAGGGCTAGACTTAAAAGAGATCAATAAAGAAGTAATTATTAAATTATGGGAAGGGGTTGATCCCAAAGTTGGAAAGACCCTAGACCAACTAATTGATAAATTCCAAAAAAGATATCCTAATATTATAGTTGAAAGAACACATATGGAAACAGAAGAGTTAAGACAGAATACTCAAACAGCATTTATGGGTGGGGGAGGACCGACACTAACTCTTAGTTCTTTTGATCATATTAGACCATTTTCTATAATGGGAATTGCTCAGCCTTTAGAAGATTTAATGAGTAAAGAGATGAAAAGTATGTATATTGAGAATGCATTACCTAGTATGAGTCTTAATGGTCATATTTATGGTGTACCAGATACTATGGGCAATCATTTGACATTACTCTATAACAAGAAATTAGTAGATAAAGCCCCAGAGACTTGGGAGGAGCTAATTTCTATGGCAAAAGGTTTAACCAAAGATATAGATAATGATGGGGAAATAGACCAATATGGCTTAGTATATCATTTAACTGACCCCTCCTGGTGGGTAGCATTCCATGGTGGTTTTGGAGGTTGGGCATTTGATGAAGATAATAATCCAATATTAGATACTCAGGCCACTAAAGATGCTTTACAGTTTGTTCATGATTTGAAATTTGAACATAAGATTGTTCCAGAGCAAGTTGATTCTCATCTAATGGATAGTTTATTTAAAGAAGGAAAAGCTGCATATATTATTGATGGGGACTGGTCTTATAAAAGTTATGATGAAGATAAGGATATTGACTTAGGTATTGCTCCACTTCCTATATTCCAAAAGAGTAGTAAATATGCTCAACCTATGATAAGTGGTAGCGGATATATTATGATATCTGAGTTATCAGAGTCTGAGCAGATTGCTGCTTTAAAATTTATTAAATTTATGACAGGTAAAGAAGCTCAGAAGGTATTAGTTGAGAAGCATAAGTTACTTCCAACAAATAAGTCTATTTATAATCTACCAATCATTAGAGAAGATCAGATTCTGAGTGGTTTAGCTAAACAGTTAAGAAATAGCAAGGCTATGCCTATAATTCCAGAAATGAAGGCAGTCTGGGATGCTATTGCTCCAGTATTAGAAAGTGTTATGGCTGGTGATTTAAATCCTGCCAAAGGAGCTGCTCAGATGCAGGAGATAGTTGAAAAGAAAATTTCAAAGACAAAATAA
- a CDS encoding TatD family hydrolase has translation MFIDTHAHLDFDRFDKDRDGVIQAAYDAGVKKIVNVGADMESSRNSVNLAKEYDFIYAAVGVHPHDAKGINEDDYTELRELAQNDKVVAIGEIGLDYYYDNSPRKEQQEAFKKQLQLAKELNLPVVIHSRDAKEDTLKILDESAEGLQGILHCYAYDLATAKRIIDMGFYLAFGGVITFNNAKDLRAVVKDISLEDILIETDAPYLTPAPHRGKRNESKFVINVAEKIAEIKGISLEEVAKVTTANAKKLLNLK, from the coding sequence ATGTTTATAGATACTCATGCACATTTAGATTTTGATCGATTTGATAAAGATAGGGATGGGGTAATTCAAGCAGCTTATGATGCTGGAGTAAAGAAGATAGTCAATGTTGGTGCTGATATGGAATCTAGTCGTAACTCTGTAAATTTGGCTAAAGAGTATGACTTTATTTATGCTGCTGTAGGTGTTCATCCCCATGATGCAAAAGGTATTAATGAAGATGACTATACTGAATTAAGAGAACTGGCTCAAAATGATAAGGTAGTTGCAATTGGTGAGATTGGATTAGATTATTATTATGATAACTCTCCAAGAAAAGAGCAGCAAGAAGCCTTTAAGAAGCAATTACAATTAGCTAAAGAACTTAATTTACCAGTTGTAATCCATAGTCGTGATGCTAAAGAGGATACCCTTAAGATTTTAGATGAATCAGCTGAAGGTTTACAAGGGATTTTACATTGTTATGCCTATGATTTAGCCACTGCTAAGAGAATTATAGATATGGGTTTTTATCTTGCTTTTGGTGGAGTAATTACTTTCAATAATGCTAAAGATTTAAGAGCAGTTGTCAAAGATATAAGTTTAGAGGATATCTTAATAGAGACTGATGCTCCTTACTTAACTCCTGCCCCACATCGTGGAAAGAGAAATGAATCTAAATTTGTTATAAATGTAGCAGAGAAGATAGCAGAGATTAAAGGTATTAGTCTAGAAGAGGTTGCAAAAGTAACAACAGCAAATGCAAAGAAACTATTGAATTTAAAATAA
- the metG gene encoding methionine--tRNA ligase encodes MSDKNFYVTTPIYYPNDKLHIGHTYTTTAADTITKFKKLQGYECELITGSDEHGQKIQKTAAKHDMSPKEYVDGVVATFKDLWDKLKVDYTEFVRTTSDEHRKDVEYIFKKVYDKGDIYKSKYEGYYCTPCETFWMERQLDEDGNCPDCNRSVEWTEEESYFFKMSKYQDRLLEFLEENPDFIQPAKRRNEMINFIKDGLEDLCVSRTTFDWGIPVPIDEGHVIYVWFDALTSYLTGIDWNRDEEKFNKFWPADIHIVGKDILRFHTIIWPTILMAADLPLPKKVFGHGFLLVDGGKMSKSKGNVIDPVKLIDDFGVDAVRYYLLREIAFGTDGSYSTDNFIQRINSDLANDLGNLLNRTVAMVDKYFDGVVPEAKVETEFDADLAEVAASTFKSLEENLESLQFSVALEELWNLIRRTNKYIDQTTPWVLAKDENKHDELGTVLYNLLDTLRRVAITLVAFLPEAPAKMWKQLGIEENLTEQSWEDAKAKGKLKAGTKVKNGDPIFPRIDAEEYYKQLEEENKAKSKDKKKGEDKMSEQEYITFDEFGKLELRIAEVLEAEQIEGSNKLLKVQVQLGEEKRQLVAGIAKHYEAEDLVGKKVVMVANLKPATIFGVKSNGMILAASNDEGELTVTTVDRDIDSGARVK; translated from the coding sequence ATGAGTGATAAGAATTTTTACGTAACTACACCGATTTATTATCCAAATGATAAGCTACATATTGGTCATACTTATACGACAACAGCAGCAGATACGATTACTAAATTTAAGAAGCTACAGGGGTATGAGTGTGAACTGATTACTGGTTCTGATGAACATGGTCAGAAGATCCAAAAGACTGCTGCTAAACATGATATGTCTCCTAAGGAGTATGTTGATGGGGTAGTGGCAACTTTTAAAGATTTATGGGATAAACTTAAGGTAGATTATACAGAGTTTGTTCGGACTACTAGTGATGAACATAGAAAAGATGTAGAGTATATCTTTAAGAAGGTTTATGATAAAGGTGATATCTATAAGAGTAAGTATGAAGGGTATTATTGTACACCTTGTGAAACCTTCTGGATGGAGAGACAGCTAGATGAGGATGGTAATTGTCCAGATTGTAATCGTTCTGTAGAGTGGACAGAAGAAGAGAGCTATTTCTTTAAAATGTCCAAATATCAAGATAGATTATTAGAGTTCCTAGAGGAGAACCCTGATTTTATTCAGCCTGCTAAAAGACGTAATGAGATGATTAATTTTATCAAAGATGGATTAGAAGATTTGTGTGTCTCTAGAACTACCTTTGATTGGGGAATTCCAGTACCGATTGATGAAGGGCATGTAATTTATGTTTGGTTTGATGCCTTAACGAGTTACTTAACAGGTATTGATTGGAATAGAGATGAAGAAAAGTTCAATAAATTTTGGCCTGCTGATATCCATATTGTAGGTAAGGATATCTTAAGATTCCATACAATTATCTGGCCAACTATCTTAATGGCAGCAGATTTACCTCTGCCTAAGAAGGTATTTGGTCATGGGTTCTTACTAGTTGATGGTGGAAAGATGTCTAAATCTAAAGGAAATGTAATCGATCCAGTTAAGTTAATCGATGACTTTGGGGTAGATGCAGTCCGTTACTACCTATTAAGAGAGATTGCCTTTGGAACTGATGGTTCTTATTCTACAGATAACTTTATTCAGAGAATCAACTCTGACTTAGCCAATGATTTAGGAAACTTATTGAATAGAACAGTAGCAATGGTCGATAAGTACTTTGATGGAGTAGTTCCAGAAGCAAAAGTAGAGACTGAATTTGATGCTGATTTAGCAGAGGTAGCTGCTAGTACCTTTAAATCTTTAGAAGAGAATCTAGAGAGCTTGCAATTTAGTGTTGCTTTAGAAGAGCTATGGAATTTAATTAGAAGAACCAATAAATATATTGACCAGACCACTCCTTGGGTCTTGGCTAAGGATGAGAATAAACATGATGAATTAGGAACAGTATTGTATAACCTTTTAGATACTTTAAGAAGAGTAGCGATTACTTTAGTTGCTTTCTTACCAGAAGCACCAGCTAAGATGTGGAAGCAATTAGGTATTGAAGAGAATTTAACAGAGCAGAGCTGGGAAGATGCTAAAGCTAAAGGTAAGTTAAAAGCTGGTACTAAAGTTAAGAATGGTGATCCAATCTTCCCTAGAATAGATGCTGAAGAATATTATAAGCAATTAGAGGAAGAGAATAAAGCGAAAAGTAAAGATAAGAAAAAGGGTGAAGATAAGATGTCTGAACAAGAATATATAACTTTTGATGAATTTGGCAAATTAGAATTAAGGATAGCTGAGGTGTTAGAAGCAGAACAGATTGAAGGAAGTAATAAATTACTTAAGGTACAGGTTCAATTAGGTGAAGAGAAGCGCCAATTAGTTGCTGGAATTGCTAAGCATTATGAAGCAGAAGATTTGGTAGGTAAGAAGGTAGTTATGGTTGCTAATCTAAAGCCTGCTACTATCTTTGGTGTTAAATCAAATGGTATGATTTTGGCAGCTTCTAATGATGAAGGAGAATTGACTGTAACTACAGTTGATAGAGATATCGATAGTGGGGCAAGAGTGAAGTAA
- a CDS encoding methyl-accepting chemotaxis protein: protein MKLKFKKPSNIGLSLRYRFALVLLLSLLAGPTFAEVAKGYIMEHSMGLNPVIISAITNIIISMIVIQALTEFMIIRPIKEMIKLVKNIGKDELKEEDLKFHRSGEIGYLQRELGNMIIDMNKMLKEINYTTTEVSQVSKELSLSTRQADEMAIRSAEAIGEVASSAEQNVNLIQGLSDNIQRINGNITDNNQISIRDISNAANEGNAIISRAVEIMEEIDLSINHSATTVDKLNSFTQEISNFVGAITNIAEQTNLLALNASIEAARAGEHGKGFAVVAEEIRQLAEESNKSAEDIVELIKQMKRQSEDTVKEMQVGREKADTGLDIINQANKEFITIKDKVNQLDVALDKAVSSSEDIASFVEEISASAEEVAAISQEQSVEAQKSSETVSKLEAVVADLEKLVEEINLSN from the coding sequence GTGAAGTTAAAATTCAAGAAACCTTCTAATATAGGATTGAGTTTGAGGTATAGGTTTGCTTTAGTATTATTACTCTCTTTATTGGCAGGGCCTACTTTTGCTGAGGTTGCAAAAGGATATATTATGGAGCACTCTATGGGGCTAAATCCAGTTATCATTTCGGCTATTACCAATATTATTATAAGTATGATAGTGATACAAGCTTTAACAGAGTTTATGATTATCAGACCTATTAAAGAGATGATTAAGTTAGTAAAGAATATAGGAAAAGATGAGCTAAAAGAAGAAGATTTAAAATTTCATCGTTCTGGTGAAATAGGTTATTTGCAGCGAGAGTTGGGTAATATGATAATAGATATGAATAAGATGTTAAAAGAGATTAATTATACTACTACTGAGGTAAGTCAAGTAAGTAAAGAATTATCTCTATCTACTAGACAAGCAGATGAGATGGCAATTAGGTCTGCTGAAGCTATTGGAGAGGTAGCAAGTAGTGCTGAGCAGAATGTTAATTTAATTCAAGGGCTATCAGATAATATCCAAAGAATAAATGGGAATATTACTGATAATAATCAGATATCTATTAGAGATATCTCCAATGCTGCTAATGAAGGAAATGCGATTATCAGCCGTGCTGTAGAGATAATGGAAGAGATTGACTTAAGTATCAATCATTCTGCAACAACAGTGGACAAGTTAAATAGCTTTACTCAAGAGATTAGTAATTTTGTTGGAGCTATTACTAATATAGCTGAACAGACAAATCTATTAGCATTAAATGCTAGTATTGAGGCTGCAAGAGCTGGAGAGCATGGTAAAGGGTTTGCAGTAGTAGCTGAAGAGATTAGACAGTTGGCAGAAGAATCGAATAAGTCTGCTGAAGATATAGTAGAGTTAATTAAACAGATGAAAAGACAATCTGAAGATACTGTAAAAGAAATGCAAGTTGGTCGTGAAAAGGCTGATACTGGTTTAGATATCATTAATCAAGCTAATAAAGAGTTTATTACTATTAAAGATAAAGTAAATCAATTAGATGTGGCTTTAGATAAGGCTGTATCTTCTAGTGAGGATATAGCAAGTTTTGTAGAAGAGATATCTGCTTCTGCAGAAGAAGTAGCTGCTATTAGTCAAGAACAGTCCGTTGAAGCACAAAAATCTTCAGAAACTGTTAGTAAATTGGAGGCGGTTGTAGCCGATTTAGAGAAATTGGTTGAAGAGATAAACTTATCTAACTAA
- a CDS encoding methyl-accepting chemotaxis protein: MKKRGKKLKISLKIKFILAVIVSLFIGSFIADKLNLLISSNIYQGEFLIYVTTVIQGIIITSMILLLTNRLIIKPITEMTKLTCQVSKGNFDIGMNKVKRNDEIGSLQRELNKMIISMTKMLEKINNTTEHVGDISNNLARASEESGMMSQQAAHSIQDIAFKSQQQVNLVQGLKMSIKEIIGIAGSTNYSIQAVSNVANTGTEVIGDAVNMITELAQRINRSTVIVEEMNEFTQNISRFVDAITGIAEQTNLLALNASIEAARAGEAGQGFSVVAEEIRELAVESNTAAEDIVALLKDMTKKSKATVEEMRVGREKANSGLQVINQADQSFADIKNRVDNLHNTLDSVMEIMEGVATFTEDISGAAQEVAAISQEQSADAQETSALANELDILVTDLQQLVEDLQLYRD; the protein is encoded by the coding sequence TTGAAGAAGCGGGGAAAGAAGTTAAAGATAAGTTTAAAGATTAAATTTATTCTTGCAGTAATTGTATCTTTGTTTATAGGTTCATTTATTGCTGATAAATTAAATCTACTCATTTCAAGTAATATCTATCAGGGAGAGTTTTTGATTTATGTTACAACAGTTATTCAAGGGATTATTATAACTAGTATGATTTTATTGTTGACCAATCGTTTAATTATAAAACCAATTACTGAGATGACTAAGTTAACTTGTCAAGTATCTAAGGGAAATTTCGATATTGGTATGAATAAAGTAAAACGTAATGATGAGATAGGCTCTTTACAAAGAGAGTTAAATAAGATGATAATAAGTATGACTAAGATGTTAGAGAAGATTAATAATACTACTGAGCATGTAGGAGATATAAGTAATAATTTGGCTAGAGCTTCTGAGGAATCAGGTATGATGAGTCAACAAGCAGCTCATTCTATACAGGATATAGCCTTTAAGTCACAACAGCAGGTTAATCTGGTGCAGGGATTAAAGATGAGTATTAAAGAGATAATCGGTATTGCTGGTAGTACTAATTACTCTATTCAAGCTGTATCCAATGTTGCTAATACCGGTACGGAAGTTATTGGTGATGCTGTTAATATGATTACAGAACTTGCTCAAAGAATCAATAGATCTACAGTTATAGTAGAAGAGATGAATGAATTTACTCAAAATATTAGTCGTTTTGTAGATGCTATCACAGGGATAGCAGAACAGACAAACTTATTAGCGTTAAATGCATCTATTGAAGCAGCTAGAGCTGGTGAAGCTGGTCAAGGTTTCTCAGTGGTAGCTGAAGAAATCAGAGAGTTGGCAGTAGAGTCTAATACTGCTGCTGAGGATATAGTTGCTTTACTTAAAGATATGACTAAAAAATCTAAGGCTACTGTTGAAGAGATGAGAGTAGGTAGAGAAAAAGCCAACTCAGGACTTCAAGTTATTAATCAGGCTGATCAATCCTTTGCTGATATAAAAAATAGAGTAGATAACCTCCATAATACTTTAGATAGTGTAATGGAGATTATGGAGGGGGTTGCTACATTTACAGAAGATATTTCTGGTGCAGCTCAAGAGGTAGCTGCTATTAGTCAAGAGCAGTCTGCAGATGCTCAAGAGACATCAGCTTTAGCAAATGAGCTAGATATATTAGTAACCGATTTACAACAGCTAGTTGAAGATTTACAGCTATATCGAGATTAG